The following is a genomic window from Streptomyces sp. BHT-5-2.
AGGACGTCATCGGCGTCATCCGCGGCGGCGCCCGCGGCTATGTCACCAAGACGATCACCGGCACCGACCTCGTCGACGCGATCTTCCGGGTGGCCGACGGCGACGCGGTCTTCTCGCCGCGGCTGGCCGGCTTCGTCCTGGACGCCTTCGCCTCGACGGACGCCCCGCCGGTGGACGAGGACATGGACCGCCTCACCCAGCGCGAGCGCGAGGTGCTCCGGCTGATCGCCCGCGGCTACGCCTACAAGGAGATCGCCAAGCAGCTGTTCATCTCCGTCAAGACGGTTGAGTCACATGTCTCGGCCGTGCTGCGCAAGCTCCAGCTCTCGAACCGCCATGAACTCACCCGCTGGGCGGCCGCTCGCCGGCTGGTCTGACCTGCGGATTCACCGAGAAGGGGGCGCACGGGGGCGGACGAGTGGGAGCCGCCCCCGCAGCGGAGGGCGCGAAGGGGGCGCGTAAAGAAGGCTTCAAGCCGGGCAACCAGGATCGTGTGGATCGCCATCTAAGGGCGCGGAGAGGCTCGCTGCCGAAGGCGGGGCCGGAACCACGCCCACGCCCCACGCGCACACGTCCTGGAGACGAGATCCCGATGAGCCTGACGGGTACGCCTTTCTTCCTCTTCTCGATCCTGCTGTTGATCATCGCCGTCGTGCTGCCGTTCGCCCTGTGGGGCAAGGTGGCCGGGCCGCCCCTGCTGCGGGGCCTGTCGCGGCTGCTGATGCTGCTGTTTGCGCAGGTCACCGCCATCACGGTGGTCTTCGTCATGGTCAATAACGCCAACAACCTCTACGACAGCTGGGGCGACCTGCTCGGCACCGGCAACCACATCGACCAGGCCAGGAACCTCGGCCCGGACGGCCTGGGCGGCAAGAACCTCAAGGACGAGCCCAAGGTGCTCCAGCACTTCCGGCCGGCCGACGACCCGGTGCTGGGCGCCGGCGTCCAGATGACCGACCTCAAGGGCCAGATCTCCGGCGTCAACGGCGAGGTGTACGTCTGGCTGCCGCCGCAGTACAACGACCCCGCCTACAAGCACAAGAAGTTCCCGGTGGTCGAGCTGCTGCCCGGCTACCCCGGGTCCGCCAAGTCCTGGTTCGGCTCGCTCAAGGCCAACGAGCAGCTCGGCTCGCTGATGCAGAGCGGAGCGGTCAAGCCGTTCATCCTGGTGGCGCCGCGCACCA
Proteins encoded in this region:
- a CDS encoding response regulator transcription factor; translation: MSSDDAQQGEAGGEDQGRTVRVVLVDDHRMFRTGVQAEIGRTEQTRVEVVGEAADVDQAITVITATRPEVVLLDVHLPGGGGVEVLRRSAAMMADPERPVRFLALSVSDAAEDVIGVIRGGARGYVTKTITGTDLVDAIFRVADGDAVFSPRLAGFVLDAFASTDAPPVDEDMDRLTQREREVLRLIARGYAYKEIAKQLFISVKTVESHVSAVLRKLQLSNRHELTRWAAARRLV
- a CDS encoding esterase family protein, which produces MSLTGTPFFLFSILLLIIAVVLPFALWGKVAGPPLLRGLSRLLMLLFAQVTAITVVFVMVNNANNLYDSWGDLLGTGNHIDQARNLGPDGLGGKNLKDEPKVLQHFRPADDPVLGAGVQMTDLKGQISGVNGEVYVWLPPQYNDPAYKHKKFPVVELLPGYPGSAKSWFGSLKANEQLGSLMQSGAVKPFILVAPRTNVLPNADSGCVNIPGKVNADSWLTVDVRQMVIDNFRAGDKPDSWGLAGYSAGAHCATKLALAHPDRYRAAVGMSGYNDPAIERDSLAGKDPKLRVETNPMHILKAANDAGKPPRTALYISGASGDGYQAGMGLKQLAKQPTTVTVEQISSGAGGHTVPVWKRQVPEIFRWFGLLLRG